The Pricia mediterranea genome includes a window with the following:
- a CDS encoding amidohydrolase, translated as MKGILKTALLQYPLVWEDPEANRNRFSEVLKDVSPDTDIIVLPEMFNTGFTMTPENVAKEEGPKTVDWMLQKSLETNAALAGSIPFYENGAFTNRLFFVQPDGKTASYDKRHTFTLAGEDKVYDAGADRMLVDFRGFRICPLVCYDLRFPVWSRNTDDYDVLIYVANWPEVRITAWDALLKARAIENMAYCIGVNRVGTDGSGHAYNGHSAVYDPLGERTAFSEKEEIVHTILSKAHIGSVRKKLRFLEDRDHFKLL; from the coding sequence ATGAAAGGTATCTTGAAAACTGCGCTCTTGCAATACCCCTTGGTCTGGGAAGATCCCGAAGCCAACCGAAACCGTTTTTCGGAGGTTTTGAAGGATGTTTCCCCGGATACCGATATTATCGTGCTTCCCGAAATGTTCAATACCGGTTTTACCATGACCCCCGAAAACGTGGCCAAAGAGGAAGGTCCCAAGACCGTGGATTGGATGCTACAAAAATCCCTGGAAACCAACGCCGCCCTCGCCGGAAGCATTCCATTTTACGAGAACGGAGCGTTTACGAACCGCCTCTTTTTTGTTCAGCCCGATGGAAAGACCGCTTCTTACGACAAACGGCATACCTTTACCTTGGCCGGGGAGGACAAGGTTTACGACGCAGGCGCGGATAGGATGCTTGTGGATTTTAGGGGCTTCCGGATTTGCCCCCTTGTCTGTTATGACCTGCGCTTTCCCGTTTGGTCGCGAAACACCGACGATTACGACGTACTTATCTATGTCGCCAATTGGCCTGAAGTGCGTATTACGGCCTGGGACGCCCTTTTGAAAGCGAGGGCCATCGAGAATATGGCCTATTGCATCGGGGTCAACCGGGTAGGAACGGACGGGTCCGGCCATGCGTATAACGGACATTCCGCGGTATATGACCCGTTGGGGGAGCGGACGGCATTTTCCGAAAAGGAGGAAATTGTCCATACCATCTTATCCAAAGCCCATATCGGATCGGTCAGAAAGAAGCTGCGGTTTCTGGAGGATAGAGATCATTTTAAACTTCTTTGA
- a CDS encoding MGH1-like glycoside hydrolase domain-containing protein translates to MSESNKEKQRLDENYSKKKDWHKWGPYLSERQWGTVREDYSANGDAWNYFPHDHARSRTYRWGEDGLAGISDRYCNICFAIALWNGNDPILKERLFGLTGPQGNHGEDVKELYYYLENTPSHSYMKQLYKYPQNEFPYERLVAENNERGKQDPEFELLDTGIFDNNEYFDVYTEYAKAEEEDIFIKISIANRGPNPAPVTLLPTLWTRNFWSFVGMPEKPVIKREGPEDAPHVSVDHTYVGKYNLYFDTPDRLLFTQNETNTERVFNRSNDHPFKKDLFHEAVINEDFELTEKNREGTKFAPLYRMQIGPGKTKTIRLRLTPKSMDHPIAEDFDSVFSQRMDESRSFLEAVTEKSSEEQREIQKQAFAGLLWTKQYYNYDVEQWLLGDPGTHPPEERWHGRNHDWQTLRNHDILSMPDAWEYPWFAAWDSAFHCVTFSMIDHEFAKKQLLLFTKEWYMAANGQIPAYEWNFSDVNPPVQAWAAIQIYQMEQRKTGEGDIKFLKRMFNKLALNFTWWVNREDSSENNVFEGGFLGLDNIGVFDRSNGIPGGGTLEQVDGTSWMALYCLNMLEMALEIALDDDTFEDMCLKYFGHFVFIAEALNKISEGSSSSWDEQEGFFYDKLILPEGRSIPIKVRSISGLLSMTGVLNIRKEHLDRLPRFRASMAWYRKYRMETNKYQVVEEFATDKDVLLSLVPRERLKKLVESLLNEDEFLGDYGIRSLSKAHGNPYNIEINGATYGIQYQPAESTTDMFGGNSNWRGPIWFPMNYLFISTLKEYHNYFGDDIKIPYPSGSDNYLDLKEIAFEISKRLIGIFKEDENGRRPVNALHQKRYSDEHFKDLILFYEYFDGNNGRGAGASHQTGWTALVANLIEEINR, encoded by the coding sequence ATGTCCGAAAGCAATAAAGAAAAGCAAAGGCTCGACGAAAACTACTCCAAAAAGAAAGATTGGCACAAATGGGGCCCTTACCTCAGTGAGCGCCAATGGGGCACGGTGCGAGAAGACTACAGTGCCAATGGTGACGCTTGGAACTATTTTCCCCACGACCATGCCCGTAGCCGCACCTACCGCTGGGGCGAAGACGGACTAGCGGGCATTTCCGACCGCTACTGCAACATTTGTTTCGCGATTGCCCTTTGGAATGGAAACGATCCTATTTTAAAGGAAAGGCTATTCGGACTGACAGGCCCCCAGGGCAACCACGGCGAGGATGTAAAAGAGCTATATTATTATTTGGAAAACACGCCCTCGCACAGCTATATGAAACAGCTGTACAAATATCCGCAGAATGAATTCCCCTACGAACGCCTAGTCGCCGAGAATAACGAACGCGGCAAGCAAGACCCCGAATTTGAATTGCTGGACACTGGCATCTTCGACAATAACGAATATTTCGATGTCTATACCGAATACGCCAAGGCGGAAGAAGAGGACATCTTCATTAAAATTTCCATTGCCAACCGGGGTCCGAATCCCGCCCCGGTGACCCTGCTCCCTACCCTTTGGACCCGTAACTTCTGGAGCTTTGTCGGCATGCCCGAAAAGCCGGTCATCAAGAGAGAGGGGCCCGAGGATGCGCCCCATGTCTCGGTCGATCATACCTATGTCGGTAAATACAACCTGTATTTCGATACGCCCGACCGCCTGCTCTTCACCCAGAATGAGACCAATACGGAACGGGTCTTCAACCGGAGCAACGACCATCCCTTTAAAAAAGATCTGTTTCACGAAGCGGTGATCAACGAGGATTTCGAATTGACCGAAAAAAATAGGGAAGGCACCAAGTTTGCGCCCCTGTACCGGATGCAGATCGGGCCGGGGAAGACCAAGACCATCCGACTGCGGCTGACTCCGAAAAGTATGGACCATCCTATTGCCGAGGATTTCGATTCGGTCTTCTCACAACGTATGGATGAATCCCGTTCCTTTCTCGAGGCGGTCACCGAGAAATCATCCGAAGAACAACGTGAAATCCAAAAACAGGCTTTTGCAGGACTATTGTGGACGAAGCAGTACTACAATTATGACGTGGAACAATGGCTGCTAGGCGATCCAGGCACCCACCCGCCGGAAGAACGTTGGCACGGAAGGAACCACGACTGGCAGACGCTTCGCAATCACGATATTCTCTCCATGCCCGACGCCTGGGAGTATCCTTGGTTCGCAGCCTGGGATTCCGCCTTCCATTGTGTCACCTTCTCGATGATCGACCACGAATTCGCTAAAAAACAGCTGCTTTTGTTCACTAAGGAGTGGTATATGGCCGCCAACGGACAGATACCCGCCTACGAATGGAATTTTAGCGACGTCAACCCGCCTGTTCAGGCCTGGGCCGCCATTCAGATCTATCAGATGGAACAGCGCAAAACGGGCGAGGGGGACATCAAGTTCCTCAAACGCATGTTCAACAAATTGGCCCTGAACTTTACCTGGTGGGTCAATCGGGAAGACAGTTCGGAGAACAATGTCTTCGAGGGCGGATTTCTCGGCCTTGACAACATCGGGGTCTTCGACCGCAGCAACGGCATCCCCGGTGGGGGCACCCTCGAACAGGTCGACGGCACTTCGTGGATGGCGCTCTACTGCCTTAACATGCTTGAAATGGCCCTTGAGATTGCCTTGGACGATGACACCTTTGAGGACATGTGCCTGAAATATTTCGGACATTTTGTATTTATCGCGGAAGCCCTCAATAAAATCAGTGAAGGCTCATCGAGCTCTTGGGACGAACAGGAAGGTTTTTTCTACGACAAACTGATTCTGCCCGAAGGGCGTTCCATCCCGATCAAGGTGCGATCCATTTCAGGATTGCTGTCGATGACCGGAGTGCTGAATATCAGAAAAGAACACCTCGACCGACTGCCGCGCTTCAGGGCAAGTATGGCCTGGTACAGAAAATACCGGATGGAGACCAATAAATATCAGGTCGTCGAGGAATTTGCTACCGACAAAGACGTGCTCTTGTCACTGGTTCCCCGTGAACGTCTAAAAAAATTGGTGGAGAGTCTCTTGAACGAAGATGAATTTTTAGGCGATTACGGTATCCGATCGTTGTCAAAGGCGCATGGGAATCCGTACAACATTGAGATCAACGGGGCCACCTACGGCATTCAATACCAGCCCGCCGAATCGACTACCGATATGTTCGGGGGCAACTCCAATTGGCGCGGTCCCATCTGGTTTCCGATGAACTACCTGTTTATCAGCACCCTCAAGGAATACCACAACTATTTCGGCGACGACATTAAAATTCCCTACCCCTCGGGCAGCGACAATTACCTCGACCTAAAGGAAATTGCATTCGAGATCAGTAAACGGCTTATCGGTATTTTTAAGGAGGATGAAAATGGCCGGCGACCGGTAAACGCATTGCACCAAAAGCGCTATTCCGATGAGCATTTCAAAGACCTGATCCTTTTTTACGAGTATTTCGATGGCAATAACGGCCGTGGTGCAGGGGCCTCCCACCAGACTGGATGGACCGCACTGGTGGCCAATCTAATCGAGGAGATCAATCGGTAA
- a CDS encoding ankyrin repeat domain-containing protein encodes MNEVFFDEIRIGNYKKVKTMLANNPLLLDSKDQRGSTPLIMATYYDEPKITDLLLRHGAKIEARDAAGNTALMGVCFKGYEDCAEKLINNRADINAQNAMGATSLIYSVNFDRPRIAKLLLEAGADTTIKDNRGNTALDYARIHGNLKLIALLENNN; translated from the coding sequence ATGAACGAAGTTTTTTTCGACGAAATACGAATTGGAAATTATAAAAAGGTAAAGACCATGTTGGCCAATAACCCGTTGCTACTTGATAGTAAGGACCAACGCGGCTCTACCCCGCTGATCATGGCGACCTATTACGACGAACCCAAGATTACCGATTTATTGTTGCGGCATGGGGCCAAGATCGAAGCTCGAGATGCCGCGGGCAACACAGCGCTGATGGGGGTTTGTTTTAAAGGCTATGAAGATTGTGCCGAAAAACTGATAAACAATAGGGCCGATATCAATGCGCAGAATGCCATGGGGGCTACTTCCCTCATCTATTCCGTAAACTTCGACCGGCCAAGGATCGCCAAGCTGCTGTTGGAAGCAGGTGCCGATACCACGATCAAGGACAACCGCGGCAACACCGCTTTGGATTACGCCAGGATTCATGGAAACCTCAAGCTGATCGCGTTGCTGGAAAATAACAATTGA